From one Dysidea avara chromosome 9, odDysAvar1.4, whole genome shotgun sequence genomic stretch:
- the LOC136267545 gene encoding uncharacterized protein: protein MPRLVLSDNASTFLSAAEQLKALLSSPSLTNALSKSGTEWKFIPKRAPWFGGFWERLIGLTKLALKKVLGRAFTTLNSLQTLVVEIEAILNDHPLTYVPTDISDPDPITPSHLLYGRKMVCVPYHMTPQYNRCDPDYGEAEIQSMAKKQAALLQHFWTRWRKEYLTSLREFHRAIHDDTPRISWRLAVVEDTIAGEDGLVRAANIRTSTGKTNRPVAKLYPLEVTAADPLLRRVSTVQDKSVNSDDQAVNQEKSSLQRRPVRTAAIRGRQQVKEWTQSLCGPQEDVEN from the exons ATGCCACGGCTTGTTCTGTCGGACAATGCCTCAACCTTTCTTTCTGCTGCTGAACAGCTGAAAGCATTGCTCTCCTCACCCTCCCTGACTAATGCCCTATCTAAGTCTGGTACAGAATGGAAGTTTATCCCCAAACGTGCTCCCTGGTTTGGGGGGTTCTGGGAGAGGCTGATTGGGTTGACTAAGCTGGCGTTGAAGAAGGTTTTGGGAAGGGCATTTACTACCCTAAACAGTCTTCAAACCCTTGTTGTTGAGATTGAAGCCATTCTCAATGATCACCCTCTCACATATGTCCCTACAGACATTAGTGACCCTGACCCAATCACCCCCTCCCACCTGCTATATGGTAGGAAGATGGTTTGTGTACCCTACCACATGACCCCACAGTACAACAGGTGTGATCCCGACTATGGAGAGGCTGAGATACAATCAATGGCCAAGAAGCAAGCTGCCCTCCTTCAACACTTCTGGACAAGATGGAGGAAAGAATATTTAACTAGTTTGAGAGAGTTCCACCGAGCCA TCCACGATGATACTCCTCGTATCAGCTGGCGACTTGCTGTAGTAGAGGACACCATTGCTGGAGAAGATGGTCTTGTAAGAGCAGCCAACATTAGGACATCCACAGGCAAAACAAACCGTCCAGTGGCTAAGTTATATCCCCTTGAGGTAACTGCTGCTGACCCTTTGCTCAGGCGAGTCTCAACAGTCCAGGACAAGTCAGTCAACTCAGATGACCAGGCAGTCAACCAAGAAAAGAGCAGTCTACAAAGAAGACCTGTTCGCACAGCTGCAATCCGGGGCAGACAACAAGTTAAGGAATGGACTCAATCATTATGTGGCCCCCAGGAGGATGTCGAGAACTAG
- the LOC136265474 gene encoding uncharacterized protein, whose protein sequence is MNLSELSLLYSTAETVAIAACFLGSLAEFHGPEFLMNLPVSALIQAARQPQRRHKRLPTERFTPRKSLICESQCMIIGSFGNKYREGMKCERKWSPLTNQRTDKGKAPLGEAVPVKPFLPRVREDAENLQDMIRLDKDKELVYTFMDIPDAQQTKQFYIDKIIKLFKECHKDGALIYYTGHGETKTGNWCFRDGTISFQEIFGLYFDYFRGKLLYIFTDCCYSGQWVVEFANYLDEMGIAACGHHAMEEGILLKIVASCEPDQKATDGVFSNKGVWFDETDKKIRFFTCEKLSETQNVYGCDFTRTMCYQLEGPNAPCRISEMPAEFQLKWKDVISWQSNPAQRMYLVSGKDKGRKAWRCIVVPEGSAKDFKAEVAMGDTKHGFLVASGFGESPPDICEKCKSSSPNYFSNCYFEELHTDILL, encoded by the exons ATGAATTTGTCAGAGTTATCGCTATTATATAGTACAGCTGAAACCGTGGCTATTGCAGCGTGCTTCCTCGGCTCCCTCGCTGAGTTTCACGGCCCTGAGTTCCTTATGAATCTTCCAGTATCCGCTCTGATCCAAGCTGCGCGGCAACCTCAACGGCGGCACAAGAGACTACCTACTGAGCGATTTACGCCAAGGAAGAGTCTGATTTGTGAATCACAGTGTATGATAATCGGATCTTTTGGTAATAAGTATAGGGAGGGAATGAAATGCGAGAGAAAATGGTCTCCTCTGACTAATCAGAGGACTGATAAAGGAAAAGCGCCACTTGGTGAAGCAGTCCCAGTCAAACCCTTCTTGCCCAGAGTGAGGGAAGATGCTGAAAATCTCCAAGACATGATCCGCCTAGATAAGGACAAGGAGTTAGTGTACACCTTTATGGACATCCCTGATGCGCAGCAAACCAAGCAATTCTACATTGATAAAATTATAAAGCTGTTCAAGGAGTGCCATAAGGATGGAG CACTCATCTATTATACTGGCCATGGAGAGACTAAAACAGGAAATTGGTGCTTTAGAGATGGTACTATTAGTTTTCAGGAGATTTTTGGACTATACTTTGATTACTTTCGTGGAAAATTGTTGTACATTTTCACAGACTGTTGTTACTCTGGCCAATGGGTAGTGGAATTTGCAAATTACTTGGATGAAATGGGTATTGCAGCATGTGGTCACCATGCTATGGAAGAGGGTATTTTGTTGAAGATTGTTGCATCATGTGAGCCTGACCAGAAGGCTACTGATGGAGTCTTTTCCAACAAGGGAGTATGGTTTGATGAAACTGATAAAAAGATTAGATTTTTCACATGTGAAAAACTGTCCGAAACACAGAATGTTTATGGATGTGACTTTACAAGAACTATGTGTTACCAACTTGAAGGACCTAATGCTCCATGCCGGATATCTGAGATGCCAGCTGAATTCCAGTTGAAATGGAAAGATGTTATTTCCTGGCAATCAAATCCTGCTCAGAGAATGTATTTAGTAAGTGGTAAAGACAAAGGAAGGAAAGCATGGCGTTGTATTGTGGTCCCTGAAGGTTCAGCTAAAGATTTTAAAGCAGAAGTGGCTATGGGAGATACAAAACATGGCTTTCTTGTAGCCAGTGGCTTTGGTGAAAGTCCTCCTGATATTTGTGAAAAATGTAAGTCATCCTCTCCAAATTATTTTTCTAATTGCTATTTTGAAGAGCTGCACACAGATATTCTTTTGTAG
- the LOC136267547 gene encoding uncharacterized protein, with amino-acid sequence MAQIHLQPPDPFDFKYPDDWPRWKRRFEQFRSAAGLQDASAAKQVNTLLYCPGEEAESVLISTNITEEERKDYSKVIEKVDSFFKVRRNVIFERARFNRRSQMPGESVEQYIVELYNLAEHCNYGDLKSEMIRDRLVVGIQDLALSERLQLDPELTLEKAKTLVRQREAVKEQQQVLKGTGSSNLDEMQQSYSKRQPESRRGPQYYNQWNTKNKTPDPKPCIRCGRGRHPREMSC; translated from the coding sequence ATGGCTCAAATCCATTTGCAACCGCCCGATCCCTTCGATTTCAAGTATCCCGATGACTGGCCTCGTTGGAAACGCCGCTTCGAGCAGTTTCGTTCGGCTGCTGGCCTTCAAGACGCTTCAGCAGCGAAACAAGTGAACACCCTATTGTATTGTCCTGGTGAAGAGGCTGAGTCTGTACTGATATCTACGAACATCACAGAAGAAGAGAGGAAAGACTACTCCAAAGTGATTGAGAAAGTCGACAGCTTTTTCAAAGTTCGTAGAAATGTTATCTTCGAGCGAGCCCGATTTAACCGTCGCAGCCAAATGCCTGGAGAATCTGTGGAACAATACATCGTAGAACTGTACAATCTGGCGGAACATTGTAATTATGGAGACCTCAAGTCCGAGATGATTCGGGACCGCCTCGTTGTTGGGATCCAAGACTTAGCCTTGTCAGAGCGTCTTCAGTTAGATCCGGAATTGACACTTGAGAAAGCCAAGACACTAGTCCGTCAGCGTGAAGCTGTCAAAGAACAGCAACAAGTCCTTAAAGGAACTGGGTCAAGCAATCTAGATGAAATGCAGCAGAGCTACAGCAAAAGACAGCCTGAGTCGAGGAGAGGCCCTCAATACTATAACCAATGGAACACTAAGAACAAGACACCAGACCCTAAGCCATGTATACGATGTGGGAGAGGGCGACATCCAAGAGAAATGTCCTGCTAA